CGGCCCGCGCCAAGCTGCGCGAGCTGATCGCCGCGACCCGCGATTACCCGGGGGTCACGGGGAAGATATCGCTCGACGAGCACCGAAACGCCGTGAAGCCGGCCGTCTTCCTCGGCATCGAGAACCGAGGCTACAAGTTCGTCGCCACGGTCGAGCCGTAGGCGCGGCCCCAAGGTCCCCGGTCACCCGGTGCAGGAGTTTTTTCAGCAGCTTGCGAACGGCGTCGCCTGGGGAAGCATCTATGCTCTGATCGCGCTCGGGTACACCATGGTCTACGGGATCCTGCGCCTCATCAACTTTGCGCACGGCGACGTGTACATGGTGGGGGCGTTCGCGGCCTATTTCCTGGCCCGCGCGCTGGGCGTCGGGACCGTCGTGAGCGCCTCGCCGCTCGTCGCCGCCGCGGTCCTCCTGGGTTCGATGGCGGCCTGCGCGGGGCTCGGGGTCCTGATCGAGCTCTTCGCCTACCGCCCGGTCCGCCGGTCTTCCAGGCTCACGGCCCTCATCACGGCCATCGGGGTCTCGCTCTTCCTCGAGAACGCCGGCATCCGTTTCTTCGGCGCCGATCCGAAGTTCTTCCCGCAAGTGATCGCTCCCCGCACCATCGCCCTCGCGGAGGGTGTCATCGTGACCAACCATCAGATCATGGTGGTTCTGGTCTCGGTGCTTCTCATGGTGGCGCTCACGCTCTTCATCCAGCGGACCCGCACCGGGAAGGCCATGCGGGCCGTCTCCTTCAACCGGGATGCCGCGAGCCTCATGGGCATCCCGGTCGATCGAATCATCACCATCACCTTCGCCATCGGTTCGGCGCTGGCCGCGGCGGCGGGATTCCTGGTGGGGCTCACGAACCCCAAGATCGAGCCTTTGATGGGCATCATGCCCGGCGTGAAGGCGTTCGTCGCGGCGGTGCTCGGCGGAATCGGGAGCATTCCCGGGGCCATGATCGGCGGGCTGGTGATGGGGATCTCCGAGTATCTGGTGGTGGGCTACCTCTCCTCCAGCTACCGCGACGCGATCGCTTTCGTGATCCTGATCATCGTGCTCTTGATCAAGCCGACCGGCCTCCTGGGTCGGAACGTGGCGGAGAAGGTGTGAGCCCGGCGCGCGGGTTGATCGGGACGGTCGCGGCGATCGCTCTCGTCTGGGGGATCGACTGGGTCGGCTCCCGGGTGCTGAATCCGTACATCTACCGGGTCCTCGTTCTCTGCTCGATCAACGTCATCCTGGCGCTGAGCCTGAATCTCGTGAACGGGATCACGGGGCAATTTTCGATCGGCCACGCGGGATTCATGGCGGTGGGCGCCTACGCCTCGGCTGCGTACACCGTGTACGCCGTTCCCCTGATGCTCGGGGCCCAGGGCTCGGCGGGCGGTTGGGTGACCGCGGCGGCGTTTCTTCTCGCGATCCTCGTCGGCGGGCTCGCGTCGGCGGTGGCGGGCTTCCTGGTCGGGCTCCCTTCGATGAGGCTTCGGGGGGATTATCTCGCGATCGTGACGCTCGGGTTCGGCGAGATCATCCGCGTGGTGATCCTGAATATCGACGCCGTGGGGGGCGCGCGAGGCTTCGCGGGCGTTCCGCAGCGCACGAGCCTCGCCTGGGTGCTCGGGGGCGCCTGGCTCACGTTCGCGCTGATCCGGAATCTCATGAGGTCCTATCACGGACGCGCCCTCCTCGCGATCCGCGAGGACGAGATCGCCGCGGAGGCCCTCGGCGTGCCCACGACGCGGTACAAGATCACCGCGTTCGTGATCGGGGCCTTCTTCGCGGGGATGGCGGGGGCGCTCTTCTCCCACTACACCTACCTCCATACGAACAGCTTCACGTTCATGAAATCGATCGAGGTCATCATCATGGTCGTCCTGGGCGGGATGGGGAGTCTGACCGGATCGATTCTGGGGGCGATCCTCCTGACCGCGCTCCCGGAGCTTCTTCGATTCGCGAGCGCCGAACGGCTCATCATCTACTCACTGCTTCTGATCCTGCTCATGATCGCACGTCCCCAGGGAATCCTGGGCCGCCGCGAAGTGTCCTTCCGGGCGTGGTTCCCGCGCCGCCGCTCGCGTCCGACCCCGGCGACATGAGCGAGTCCCTCCTTTCGCTGCGCCGGCTCGGGGTCACGTTCGGAGGGCTCAAGGCCGTTTCGAACCTCGACTACGACCTTCCGCGCGGGATGCTGGGCGGATTGATCGGCCCGAACGGCGCGGGGAAAACCACGGTCTTCAACGTGATCACCGGCGTCTATCGGCCGACCGAGGGAACGATCCTTCTCGAGGGGAAACCGATCCAGGGGCGTCCGACCAACGTGATCGCCCGGCGCGGAGTGGCGCGCACGTTCCAGAATCCGCGCCTCTTTTCGGATTTGACGTGCGTCGACAATGTACGCATCGCGTGCCACCTCCATTGCGGCACGGCCCTCGCCGACAGCATGCTCGCCACCTCCCGGTCGGCGCTCGAAGAGAGGGACATCCTGAGACGATCGGAGGAGCTGCTCGACTCCTTCGGGCTCACCAAGTACCGGGACAGTGAGGCCCGAAGCCTTCCCTACGGGGAGCAGCGACGGCTCGAGATCGCCCGCACACTGGCGACCGAGCCGAAGCTGCTCCTGCTCGACGAGCCCGCCGCGGGGATGAACCCCCAGGAGACGGAAGCGCTGATGCGGCTGGTTCACGACGTCCGGGACCGGTACGGTCTCACGGTTCTCCTGATCGAGCACGACATGAAAGTGGTCATGGGAATTTGCGAGAAGATCGCGGTGCTGGACTATGGCGAGAAGATCGCAGAAGGAACTCCGGAGGAGATCCGCCGGAACCCGAAGGTGATCGAGGCGTACCTGGGGGAGGAGCCATGAGCCTCCTCGAGCTGGAAGATCTTCACGTCCATTACGGGGCGATCCACGCCCTGAAGGGGATCTCGATCGCGGTCGAAGAGGGCGGGATCGTCACCCTGGTGGGCGCGAACGGCGCGGGGAAGAGCACGACCCTTCGGGCGATTTCGGGCCTCATCAAGCCGAGCGGCGGCGTGATCCGCTTCCGGGGGAAATCGCTCGTGGGAGTGAAGCCCCACGAGATCGTCCGGGCGGGGGTGTCCCACGTCCCCGAAGGCCGCATCGTATTCGCGAATCTGACGGTGCTCGACAATCTCGAGCTGGGCGCGTATCTGCGGAGGGACCGCGCCGGCTTCCACGAGGACTTGAAGAAAGTCTTCCGCCTCTTTCCGAGGCTCGAGGAACGGCGCCGCCAGGCGGCGGGCACGTTGAGCGGCGGGGAGCAACAAATGCTGGCGATCGGCCGCGCCCTCATGGCGAAGCCCACGCTCCTCCTGATGGACGAGCCCTCGCTGGGCCTGGCGCCGATCCTCGTGCGTGAGATTTTCTCGGTGATCCGCGAGATCCGCGCCCACGGCACCACGATCGTTCTGGTCGAGCAAAACGCCCGCCTCGCGCTCGCGACGGCGGATCAGGGTTACGTGCTCGAGACAGGCTCGGTTCGAATGTCCGATCGCGCCCAGGCGCTCCTGGAAAGTCCGTTCGTCCAGGCGGCCTACCTGGGCGGACCGGGCTGATGGGAGAGGAGCCCGCCATTCCCAAGCGCCTCGAGCTTCGATCGTTGCCCTCGGTCGGCTCCCTGCTCGAATCCAAGGAGATGGCCGAGCTTCAGGGGCTTGCGCCCCGCGGGGTGCTCGTCTCTGCGGCGCGCGAGGCGATCGCCGCCGCGCGCTCGGCGATCCGGCGCGCGGGTGGGGCCAAACGGGCTGGCCTTCCCGGGCGCGAGGCCATCCTGCGCGACGCGGTGCGGCGGGTCGGGGCGGCGGTCCGCCCGGCGTTTCACGCCGTGATCAACGCCACCGGAATCGTCCTCCATACGAACCTCGGACGTGCCGCGCTGGCGGAGGAGGCGGTTTCCGCCGTGGCCGAGGCCGCGCGGCGCTATACCAATCTGGAGCTCGACTTGGAGAGCGGGTCGCGCGGCTCGCGGATGGCGCATCTGGAACCGCTTGTCACCGAGCTTCTGGGCGCCGAGGCTGCGCTCGTCGTGAACAACAACGCGGCCGCGATGCTCCTCGCGCTGAACACCTTCTCCCTCGGCAAGGAGGCAATCGTCTCGCGCGGGCAGCTGGTCGAGATCGGCGGCTCCTTTCGAATTCCGGAAATCTTGGAGCGGGCGGGGGCCCGACTCCGCGAGGTCGGCACGACCAACAGGACCCGTCTCCGCGACTACGAGCGCGCCATCGGCCCCGAAACCGGGATGCTCCTCCGTGTCCACCCGAGCAATTTCGCGATGATAGGTTTCACGGAGGAGGTCACGCGGGAAGAGCTTACCGCGTTGAGCCGGAAGAAACGGCTGCCGCTCCTCGAGGATATCGGAAGCGGCGCGCTCATCGATTTCGGGCGATGGGGGTTGCCGGCGGAGCCGATCGCGCGCGAGGCCCTCGCGCAGGGCATGCCGCTTATTTGCTTCAGCGGCGACAAATTGCTCGGGGGCCCCCAGGCAGGAATCCTCGCGGGGCGAAGGGGTCTCGTCGCGTCGCTCAAGGCAAATCCTCTATCGCGCGCGCTCCGCGTGGACAAGCTCACGCTGGCGGCCCTGGAGGCGACCCTTCGTCTTTACCGCGATCCCGAGAAGCTCGCGGCCTCGATTCCAACCCTGCGCATGCTCGCCGAGCCCGCTGCGAGCGTCCGGGCGCGCGCCAAGGCGGTGCTTCGGGCGATCGGAGCGGATCGCGCTTCTCACAACCGCGTGGAGGTGGTAGCCTGCACAACCGAAGTGGGTGGAGGCGCGATGCCGCTCGCCCGCGTTCCCTCGTACGCCCTGGCGCTGCGTCCCGCGCGGGGCAAGGTCGAGCACCTAGCCCGCTCGCTCCGTACGGGTCCCGAGCCGGTGATTGGTCGGATCGAGTCGGGTCGGCTCCTTTTGGACCTCCGTACGGTGAGTCGCGGCGAACTTTCCAAGCTCGCCGCCTCGCTGCTGCGCGTGCTCGAGGAGGAACCCTGACGCCGTCCGCCGAATTGGAAGTCGAGCGGTATTCCGATCCCCAGAGCTTCGCGCGGGAAGTCAACCTCCCGCTCATCGGCACCGTTCGCGTGACCCCCGTCTTGTCCGGCGCCCCCGCCTCGACCTTCTTGGAGACCACCGATCGGGAAGGGTTGAGGCCGGCCATCGAGGTCCTGACCCAGACCCGCAAATCGCTCACGCTTCGGTCCCTCTTTCTGACCGGATTCCCGCACGATCCGGAATTCTTCGCCTCCGGATTGGCGCTCGCCCGCGAATGGAGCCGCCAGGGGCTCAAGGTGGCCGTCGTGGACCTTGATTATCGCCACCCGACGGTGGTCCGGCCGCGCCCCGATGCCAACGAGGGCTACGTGGACGCCCTCGAGTACGGCTGCTCCTTTCAGCGGATCGCGTGGGAGATTGTCGCCGACGGCCTTTGGTTGGTCGGCGCGGGGAGCCACCCTCCCGATGAGGAGCGGTTCGCCGAGCATCCCGACTGGGCCAGGGTCATGCGGATCTTCTCGTCACGTGTTGACGTGACGCTCTACCTGGCGCCTTTTCTCGACCGAAAGGGGTTTACGGGGCGTCTTTCCAAACGGATGGACGGGGTTCTCCTCCTCGCTTCGGTCGAGCGGGCGAGCCGGGCCGCCCTCCGGGATGCATTCCTCGAGCTGTGGGGCTCGGACGCGCCGATGATCGGTTGTCTCGGGATCGCGGTGCCGCATACGCGAGCCCCGAAGGTCGCCGGGGCAGCGGACGCGATCCCGTCGGAGAGCGTGGTAGCGCAGACGGAAATCCGTGCGACCGGAAGCCCGGAGCGCTCGGGGCCGGAGCGCTCGGGTCCGGAGCGCGCCGGCCCAGCCCCGCGGCGGCCGTCCGCGTCGCCTATGGCTGAGGAATCGAGCGACGTGGCGCCCCGCGCGCTCGTCACGAAGCTATCCGATGAAGTGAAGCAGGGCCGGCTGCCACCACGCGTGGGAATCCGCCTGAACTCGCGTACCCTGTTTTACGCCCTCGCGGCCATTCTGGTGCTCGAGGGAGCCTTTGCGATCTACCAGGTGGTGCACCACAGGACGCCCAGGGTCACGGGCGGCGGGGAAACGCTGCCGGCCGGCACGGAGCCGGTCCTTCCCGCGGATGTCGGCCCCGCAAAACCCCAAAAGGCTCCCCAAGCCGGTGCAACGGGTGCCGGGGTCGAAACCCCCGAGGCGAACCGGGCTTCGAACCCAGCGGCCGGCGCGCCCGGCTCGATCGAGGCGACCTCACCGCCCCCGGGTCTCGAGTCGGAGACGCCCGCGCCGGAGACGCACGCCCCCGCGCCTGCGCCGGAGACGTCCGCCTCCGCGCCCGCGCCATCACCGCCGGCAAGCGCGGGCCAGCCCGGAGCGCCCGAGGCGCGGCCCTATCGCGTCCACATCGCCTCGTTCCGTTCCCAGGCCAAGGTCCGCGACATGGTGAAAAGCCTCCGCGCGCGCGGCGTCAGCGCGTGGTACGCGGCCGCCGGCGATCAGCCGGGCTGGTATCGAGTGTTCGTCGGTCATTACGCAACCCACAGGGAAGCCGAGCGAAAGGCCTCGTGGCTGCTCGATCATGGCCTGGTGGATCGCGCCGTGGCGTATCCCGACAACGAGAGGTAACCCGTGTTCCTGAAGCGTCTCGACATCCAGGGCTTCAAGTCCTTCCCGCAGCGCATCCGCGTCGACTTCGGTCCGGGGATCACGTCGGTCGTGGGGCCGAACGGGAGCGGCAAGA
This region of Candidatus Eisenbacteria bacterium genomic DNA includes:
- a CDS encoding L-seryl-tRNA(Sec) selenium transferase, with the protein product MGEEPAIPKRLELRSLPSVGSLLESKEMAELQGLAPRGVLVSAAREAIAAARSAIRRAGGAKRAGLPGREAILRDAVRRVGAAVRPAFHAVINATGIVLHTNLGRAALAEEAVSAVAEAARRYTNLELDLESGSRGSRMAHLEPLVTELLGAEAALVVNNNAAAMLLALNTFSLGKEAIVSRGQLVEIGGSFRIPEILERAGARLREVGTTNRTRLRDYERAIGPETGMLLRVHPSNFAMIGFTEEVTREELTALSRKKRLPLLEDIGSGALIDFGRWGLPAEPIAREALAQGMPLICFSGDKLLGGPQAGILAGRRGLVASLKANPLSRALRVDKLTLAALEATLRLYRDPEKLAASIPTLRMLAEPAASVRARAKAVLRAIGADRASHNRVEVVACTTEVGGGAMPLARVPSYALALRPARGKVEHLARSLRTGPEPVIGRIESGRLLLDLRTVSRGELSKLAASLLRVLEEEP
- a CDS encoding branched-chain amino acid ABC transporter permease — protein: MSPARGLIGTVAAIALVWGIDWVGSRVLNPYIYRVLVLCSINVILALSLNLVNGITGQFSIGHAGFMAVGAYASAAYTVYAVPLMLGAQGSAGGWVTAAAFLLAILVGGLASAVAGFLVGLPSMRLRGDYLAIVTLGFGEIIRVVILNIDAVGGARGFAGVPQRTSLAWVLGGAWLTFALIRNLMRSYHGRALLAIREDEIAAEALGVPTTRYKITAFVIGAFFAGMAGALFSHYTYLHTNSFTFMKSIEVIIMVVLGGMGSLTGSILGAILLTALPELLRFASAERLIIYSLLLILLMIARPQGILGRREVSFRAWFPRRRSRPTPAT
- a CDS encoding branched-chain amino acid ABC transporter permease encodes the protein MQEFFQQLANGVAWGSIYALIALGYTMVYGILRLINFAHGDVYMVGAFAAYFLARALGVGTVVSASPLVAAAVLLGSMAACAGLGVLIELFAYRPVRRSSRLTALITAIGVSLFLENAGIRFFGADPKFFPQVIAPRTIALAEGVIVTNHQIMVVLVSVLLMVALTLFIQRTRTGKAMRAVSFNRDAASLMGIPVDRIITITFAIGSALAAAAGFLVGLTNPKIEPLMGIMPGVKAFVAAVLGGIGSIPGAMIGGLVMGISEYLVVGYLSSSYRDAIAFVILIIVLLIKPTGLLGRNVAEKV
- a CDS encoding ABC transporter ATP-binding protein, translated to MSLLELEDLHVHYGAIHALKGISIAVEEGGIVTLVGANGAGKSTTLRAISGLIKPSGGVIRFRGKSLVGVKPHEIVRAGVSHVPEGRIVFANLTVLDNLELGAYLRRDRAGFHEDLKKVFRLFPRLEERRRQAAGTLSGGEQQMLAIGRALMAKPTLLLMDEPSLGLAPILVREIFSVIREIRAHGTTIVLVEQNARLALATADQGYVLETGSVRMSDRAQALLESPFVQAAYLGGPG
- a CDS encoding ABC transporter ATP-binding protein, producing MSESLLSLRRLGVTFGGLKAVSNLDYDLPRGMLGGLIGPNGAGKTTVFNVITGVYRPTEGTILLEGKPIQGRPTNVIARRGVARTFQNPRLFSDLTCVDNVRIACHLHCGTALADSMLATSRSALEERDILRRSEELLDSFGLTKYRDSEARSLPYGEQRRLEIARTLATEPKLLLLDEPAAGMNPQETEALMRLVHDVRDRYGLTVLLIEHDMKVVMGICEKIAVLDYGEKIAEGTPEEIRRNPKVIEAYLGEEP